The window ACAGCTGGTCATGCGGGTCCTGCGGGAAGGGCTGGCCCAGTTCACGCTCGACCAGAACCTTATAGTCGGCGACGACCTTTTCCCAGTTCTCGGCGGTCAGTTCGGTGTCGACCGAGACGCCCAGACGATCCTTGTGGTCGTCCAGAACCTCCTCGAACTGATCGTGACCGATGCCCAGAACCACGTTGGAATACATGGTGATGAAACGACGATAGGAGTCGAAGGCGAAGCGGCGGTCGCCGGACAGGGCGGCCAGACCCTCGACCGTCTGGTCGTTCAGGCCCAGGTTCAGCACCGTGTCCATCATGCCCGGCATCGAGGCCCGTGCGCCCGAGCGCACCGAGACCAGCAGGGGGTTGGACGCGTCGCCGAAGGTCTTGCCGACGATGCCCTCGACGGTCTTCAGACCGGCGGCGACCTGATCGGCCAGCTCGGCCGGATAGGTCTCGCCGTTGGAGTAATAGTGGACGCAGGCTTCCGTCGTGATCGTAAAGCCGGGCGGCACCGGAAGGCCCAGCGACGACATTTCCGCGAGGTTCGCGCCCTTGCCGCCGAGAAGGTTCTTCATCGACGCATCGCCGTCAGCGGAGCCCCCGCCGAAGCCGTACACCCACTTGGTCATCTTGCAGTCCCTGAGCCGTGGTCTGTCGCCGCAGGATCTTTGAGTCCCGCGTACGGTGGCACTCACTAGCGCGCTGCACCTGCGAAGGCGAGGCCGAGGACGTAACAATCCGTGAGAGGATGTATCGGGATGCAGATTTTCAGCCGTCTGCGCCGCCCCCTCCGTCTCGTCGGCTCCGCCGCCGATCCACCTCCCCATCGCTACGCGACAGGGAGGAAAGACACGTGCCCCTTTCCTCCCCACTTTGTGGGGAGGGGGACCGCGAAGCGGTGGAGGGGGCGACGCGACGGTCGGTTCGGAGAGAGCCCTACCCCGCGATCTGACCGAAGTCCGCCACCCGACCCATGACGCCGCGCACCTGACCCAGCAGCTTCAGGCGGTTGTCCCGCTCCTCGGCCACGTCGGAGTTGACCATGACGGCGGTGAAGAAGGCGTCCACCGGGCCACGCAGGGCGGCCAGGGCCGTCATGGCGGCGGCGAAGTCTTCCGTCTCCAGCGCCGCGTCCACGGCAGTCGCGGCGGCGGCGGCGGCGAAGGCCAGCGCAGTTTCTTCCGCCGGCTGGTTGGCCAGGCCGGTGGCGACAGCGCCCTGCGGCAGCGGTCCCTTCTTCTCCTCGGCCTTGAGGATGTTCGACGCCCGCTTGTAGCCCGCCAGCAGGTTGGCTCCGTCGTCCGTGGCGAGGAAGGCGGCCAGCGCCTCCACCCGACGCACGATCCGCACCAGATCGTCGTCGCCCAGAGCGAAGACGGCGGCCACGAGGTCGTGACGCTGGCCTTGGTCGCGCAGCAGGACGGTCAGGCGGTCAGCGAAGAAGGCGAGGAGGGCCTCTGACGTTTCATACCATCCCTCAAGCCTCCCCTCAGAACGAGAAAGCTGGGCAAAGCGCTCGATGTCTTCCTGCTGAGCAGCGATATCCAATTCGGCGTAAAAGCGACGCTGCTCAGCCCGACCCAGCGCGCTTTGCGGGTTGGAACGGACCCAAGCTTGCTCAAAATAGACACGCCAGATGTCAGGCAAGAGGTCGCGTAGCTTCAGTCTTGCACCGTTCTCCAGCACCAGCCGGATCACGCCCAGCGCGGCGCGTCGCAGGGCGTAGGGATCGCGCGAGCCGGTGGGCTTTTCGTCGATGGCGAAGAAGCCGACCAGGGTGTCCAGCTTCTCGGCGATGGCGACGGCGACCGTAACCGGGGCGGTCGGGACGCTGTCCCCCGGCCCCTGCGGCTTGTAGTGGTCGCGCACGGCGTCGGCCACGGCGTCGGGATAGCCGGCCAGACGGGCGTAGTAGCCGCCCATGATGCCCTGAAGTTCGGGGAACTCGCTGACCATGCCCGAGGCCAGATCGGCCTTGGACAGGCGCGCGGCCTGCTCGGCCTGCGCCGCGTCGGCGCCGACCAGAGGCGCGATCTCACGCGCCAGCGCCGCGATGCGGTCGACGCGCTCGGACAGGGCGCCGAGCTTGGCGTGGAAGGTGACGCCCGTCAGCTTGTCGTTCCAGGCGTCGAAGCCGACCTTCTGATCCTCGTCCCAGAAGAAGCGGGCGTCGTTCAGGCGGGCCGACAGGACGCGGCTGTTGCCGGCGGACAGGGCCTTGCCGCCATCGGTGGCCTCGATATTGGCGACGACGAGGAAGTTGGGGGCCAGACCGTCTTTCGAGGGATCGCGCACGGCGAAATACTTCTGGTGCACCTTCATCGACAGGCGGACCACTTCGGGCGGCAGGGACAGGAACTGCGGGTCCATGTCGCCCAGGATCGGCGTCGGCCATTCGGCCAGACCGGCGACCTCGTCCAGCAGGCCGTCATCGTCGACCAGCACCAGACCGCGTGCGGCGCAAGCGGCCTTGGCCCCGTCCAGAATGCGCAGCTTGCGGTCGGCCACGTCCAGCAGGACGTATTCCTTCTCGAGCTTGGCGCGGTAGTCGGCGAAGTCCTTGACCGCAAACGGCTTGCCGCTGCCGAGGAAGCGGTGGCCCTCGGTCACGTCGCCGGACTGGATGCCGTCGATCTCGAACGGGACCACCGCCCCGTCGAACAGGGCGATGATGCGCTTGATCGGGCGCACCCAGCGCAGGGTTCCCACGCCCCAGCGCATCGACTTGGGCCAGGGGAAGCTGCGGACGATCTGATCCACGGCCTCGGCGAAGACCTCGGTGGTCTGGCGGCCCTTACTGCTGATCTCGGCGAACCAGATCCCGTCGCGCTCGACCAACTGGTCCTGCGTCAGGCCGGTCTTGCGCAGGAAGCCTTCCAGCGCCTGAGCCGGGGCCGAGGTCTTGGGCCCCTTGACCTCTTCGTTGCGGTCGGGCGTGGCGGCGGGCAGGCCGTCGATCACCAGCGTCAGGCGGCGCGGCCCGGCAAAGGCGTTCAGCGCCTCCCAGGTCAGACCGGCGGCCTTCAGACGCTCGGAGGCCATGCGCTCCAGATCGCGCGCGGCGCCCTGCTGCATGCGGGCGGGGATTTCTTCAGAGAAGATTTCGAGGAGAAGCTGGGGCATCAGGCGGTCGCCCGTTCGTGTTCGACTTGAGCGAGAGCGCAGGCTTTGCAGAGGTCGCGGATGCGGCCGATGTAGCTCTGGCGTTCGGCGACGGCGATGGCGCCGCGGGCGTCCATCAGGTTGAACAGGTGCGAGGCCTTCAGCACCTGATCATAGGCGGGCAGGACCAGCGGCTGGCCCTGCGGCCCCTTCATGGTCAGGAAGTGGGCGGCCTCGCGCTCCATGTCCTCGAAGCGGCGCTTCAGCGCGGCGACGTCATAGCCGTGGAAGTTGGCTTCCGACTGCTGGCGCTCGTTCTCGAGGAAGACCTCGCCGTAGGTCAGGCCCTCCTTGTTGAACTTCAGGTCATAGACGTTGTCGACGCCCTGAACATACATGGCCAGACGTTCCAGCCCGTAGGTCAGCTCGCCCGAGACCACATCGACCTCGATGCCGCCGACGCCCTGGAAATAGGTGAACTGCGTCACCTCCATGCCGTCGCACCAGACCTCCCATCCCAGGCCCCAGGCGCCAACGGTCGGGTTTTCCCAGTCGTCCTCAACAAAGCGGATGTCGTGCAGCTTGGGGTCGATGCCGATGGCGGCCAGCGAGCCGAGGTACAGCTCCTGCAGGTTGTCCGGGTTCGGCTTCAGGATGACCTGATACTGGTAATAATGCTGCAGCCGGTTGGGGTTCTCGCCGTAACGGCCGTCGCCCGGACGACGCGACGGCTGGACATAGGCGGCCTTCCAAGGCTTGGGGCCCAAGGCGCGCAGCACCGTGGCCGGGTGCAGGGTGCCGGCGCCGACCTCGATGTCGTAGGGCTGCAGGATGGCGCAGCCTTGGTCGCCCCAGTATTTGTGCAGGGTCAGGATCAGGTCCTGGAAGGATAGGGGTTCGGTCGTCACGGCGGCTCGTTTTCGCAGCGCAAAATTTGAGCGCGGACCCTAGAGGGCGGCGGGGCCGAGTTCAACCGGACCCAGGATTTCCCAACAGGCAGGATCGCACCCACCAGCCGGGGCGTCGCAGCGTGACCGCAGCGTTTTCCGCCGCCGCAGCATCCTCGAACAGGCCGAAGACCGTCGCGCCCGAGCCGGACATCCGCGTCAGGCGACAGCCCGGCGCGGCGTTCATGGCCGACAAGGCCTCGCCTATGCCCGGCGTGACGCGCAGGGCGGGCGCTTCCAGATCATTGCGCTGGCCCTTCAGCCACTCGATCACGGCGGCTGGCGACCAGTCGATGGGCGCTTCCGGACAGTTCGCTTCGCCAGCGGGCGCGTCGTCATAGGCGCGATAGACCGCTCCCGTCGGCGACGGCAGGCCGGGGTTCAGAAGGACCGCGTGCAGCGGCGACAGGCGCGGTTCGTCGGTCAGGTCGTCGCCCTTTCCCGTCGCCCAGGCCGGACGGGCGCGCAGGCACATGGGGCCGTCCGCCCCGACCACCCCCGCGACGGCCTCCAGCGCCGCCTCGTCCAGATCAAGGTCCAGAAGCTGGGCCGCCAAACGCATGGCCGTCCCCGCGTCGGCCGACCCGCCGCCCAGACCCGCGGCGATGGGAAGCTGCTTGTCCAGGGTCACCGCCACCGGCGGCGCGCCGATCCCGGCGGCCTCGCCCAGCGCCCGCAGGCCGCGCAGGATCAGGTTGTCGCCCTCGCCCGCCAGAGCGCCGCCGAACGGCCCGGTCACGTCCAGCGACAGGCGATCCGCCCGCGTGACAGTCACCCCGTCGCCCACGTCGGCGAAGGCGACCAGACTGGCCAGGGGGTGATAGCCGTCCGCCGCCACCAGCCCGACGTGCAGGAAAAGGTTGATCTTGGCCGGAGCCAGGCCGCTCAGCGTCACCAGATCAGTCCGAAACGCCCGCGCCGCTGTCGTCGGTCGGCGCCTGCCCCAGCTTGTCGCGCAGCTTGGTCTCGACCTCGGCCTTGCGTTCGGCCTCGACCTCCAGCGTCAGGACGCGGTTCCACTGGAAGCCCGCCTCGCGCTGACGCCCCACGGCCCAGTAGGCGTCGCCCAGGTGATCGTTGATCTCGGCGTTGGCGGGCTCCTTCGCCACGGCCTGCTCCAGGGTCTCGACCGCCGCCTCGAACTGTCCCTGGCGATACTGGGCCCACCCCAGAGAATCCTGGATATTGCCGTCCGACGGATCGGCGGCGAAGGCGCGGGCGATCATCTCGGCGCCTTCCTGCACGCGCGCGCCGCTATCGACCCACAGATAGCCTAGATAATTCAACACCGTCGGATTGTTGGGTTGCTTCTGCAGGGCGGCCCACAGCTCGGCTTCAGCCTCAGGTTTGCGATTCAGCGCCTCATAGGCGGCGCCGCGCAGGAAATTCACCTCGAACCCCTGGTCGGCGACGTTCAGCAAGGGGCCGTTCAGAACCGTCAGCGCCTCGTCGAACCGCTTCATCTGCACCAGCTGACCGGCCAGAAGATAGGCGACGCCGGCCTCGTCCGGGCGCGCGGCGGCCGCATGACGCAACTCCGAAAGCGCAGCCTCCGACTGACCATCCTTCTCGAGACTGAGGGCGCTCTGCACCCGGGCGGCGGTAAACAGCTCGACGTCCCGCGGCCCTATCGCGCCAAGCGCTGCTCGCGACGCCGCCTCCAGTCCTGCCTGTTCCAGCGTCTGGCCGATCATCAGACGCGTCTGGTCGTCCGGCGCAAGGTTCAGCGCCAGACGCAGATAGACCACGCCGAATTCCAGCGCGCGCTGGGCGATGGCCTGATCGGCGGCGATCCGCAGCGCCTGGGCCGCCCCCTGTCGCCATGAGGGAAACGCCGGCGCGCGCCCCTTCGCCAGGACGCGGGCGCGCGCCTGCGTCGTGGCGCGGTCGTTCGCCCCCGCGGCTATGGCGGCGTCATATTGGACCAGAGCGAGATCACGTTTGCCGCGCCTCTCCAGAAACTCGCCGTATGGCAGCCGGAACAGGCGCGACGCGATAGCGTGGCTGGTCAGATCCCGCCATTCGGCGTCGGCTTCATCGAAACGGCGCCGTCGTTCCAGCAATTTGGCGCGATTGGACCGCGCCACCAGGGTGCTGACCGGATCCAGTTCGACTGGCGGCAAGGCCAGCGCCCGATCCCAGTCGCCGACCGCCGCCGCGATCCAGCCCTGAACATATAGCCCGGCGCGATCATGAGGTTCGCCAATGGGGCTGGATTTCAACATGGCGTCGGCCTTGCGCGTATCGCCATGAACGAAGGCCTGAACCGCCGCGACCAGACGCCCGGCCTGAACAATGACGGGCGACACGCCCTCTCCGTCGGGCGCGATCCGCCCCGCGTCGTCGAGGTCGCCAGCGAGAAGCGCGGCGGTGAAAGCCTGCTCCCGCACGCGCGGCTGCTCGGGCGTCAGCCTTTCAACTCGCGCCAGATAGTCAGCGCCCGCTTCGGCTTCGCCGCTGGTCAGGGCGTTGCGACCCGCGAGGTAGTAGCCGTAGGCGCTGCGACCCTCGGCGTCGGTCGGGATCGGAGCCCACATCGCCGGGATAGGGGGAACCGCAGGCGTCTCCGCCGCATCCGCGATGATGATTTCGGGGTCTTGGCTGTCGACGTCGCCGCGCGGAGTGATGACAATGGCTTCACCATCGAAATCGTCCGTCTGATCCGGACTGTTCGCCGCTTCACCGGCCGCCTTTGCGGCTTCTCGCGCGGCGGCCTCGGCAGGATCTTCAGCCTGAACCGGCGGCGTCTGCGTCGCCTCCTGCGCCAGAGACGGCGCGGCCAGACCCAACGCGATCAGCGAGGCGGCGGCGAACAGGGCGGAGCGGCGGAAGGCGAAGCGCATGGGCGGACCCTTCACGCTTTCCCTTCCGCCCGCAAGGGGCTGAAACCCCTAGGCCTTACATGTTCGGGTAGTTGGGGCCGCCGCCGCCTTCCGGCGTGGTCCAGACGATGTTCTGCGACGGGTCCTTGATGTCGCAGGTTTTGCAGTGGACGCAGTTCTGGGCGTTGATCTGGAAGCGCGGGTTCTGGCCCTGCTCGTCGGT of the Brevundimonas pondensis genome contains:
- the glyS gene encoding glycine--tRNA ligase subunit beta; protein product: MPQLLLEIFSEEIPARMQQGAARDLERMASERLKAAGLTWEALNAFAGPRRLTLVIDGLPAATPDRNEEVKGPKTSAPAQALEGFLRKTGLTQDQLVERDGIWFAEISSKGRQTTEVFAEAVDQIVRSFPWPKSMRWGVGTLRWVRPIKRIIALFDGAVVPFEIDGIQSGDVTEGHRFLGSGKPFAVKDFADYRAKLEKEYVLLDVADRKLRILDGAKAACAARGLVLVDDDGLLDEVAGLAEWPTPILGDMDPQFLSLPPEVVRLSMKVHQKYFAVRDPSKDGLAPNFLVVANIEATDGGKALSAGNSRVLSARLNDARFFWDEDQKVGFDAWNDKLTGVTFHAKLGALSERVDRIAALAREIAPLVGADAAQAEQAARLSKADLASGMVSEFPELQGIMGGYYARLAGYPDAVADAVRDHYKPQGPGDSVPTAPVTVAVAIAEKLDTLVGFFAIDEKPTGSRDPYALRRAALGVIRLVLENGARLKLRDLLPDIWRVYFEQAWVRSNPQSALGRAEQRRFYAELDIAAQQEDIERFAQLSRSEGRLEGWYETSEALLAFFADRLTVLLRDQGQRHDLVAAVFALGDDDLVRIVRRVEALAAFLATDDGANLLAGYKRASNILKAEEKKGPLPQGAVATGLANQPAEETALAFAAAAAATAVDAALETEDFAAAMTALAALRGPVDAFFTAVMVNSDVAEERDNRLKLLGQVRGVMGRVADFGQIAG
- a CDS encoding glycine--tRNA ligase subunit alpha; its protein translation is MTTEPLSFQDLILTLHKYWGDQGCAILQPYDIEVGAGTLHPATVLRALGPKPWKAAYVQPSRRPGDGRYGENPNRLQHYYQYQVILKPNPDNLQELYLGSLAAIGIDPKLHDIRFVEDDWENPTVGAWGLGWEVWCDGMEVTQFTYFQGVGGIEVDVVSGELTYGLERLAMYVQGVDNVYDLKFNKEGLTYGEVFLENERQQSEANFHGYDVAALKRRFEDMEREAAHFLTMKGPQGQPLVLPAYDQVLKASHLFNLMDARGAIAVAERQSYIGRIRDLCKACALAQVEHERATA
- a CDS encoding tetratricopeptide repeat protein — protein: MRFAFRRSALFAAASLIALGLAAPSLAQEATQTPPVQAEDPAEAAAREAAKAAGEAANSPDQTDDFDGEAIVITPRGDVDSQDPEIIIADAAETPAVPPIPAMWAPIPTDAEGRSAYGYYLAGRNALTSGEAEAGADYLARVERLTPEQPRVREQAFTAALLAGDLDDAGRIAPDGEGVSPVIVQAGRLVAAVQAFVHGDTRKADAMLKSSPIGEPHDRAGLYVQGWIAAAVGDWDRALALPPVELDPVSTLVARSNRAKLLERRRRFDEADAEWRDLTSHAIASRLFRLPYGEFLERRGKRDLALVQYDAAIAAGANDRATTQARARVLAKGRAPAFPSWRQGAAQALRIAADQAIAQRALEFGVVYLRLALNLAPDDQTRLMIGQTLEQAGLEAASRAALGAIGPRDVELFTAARVQSALSLEKDGQSEAALSELRHAAAARPDEAGVAYLLAGQLVQMKRFDEALTVLNGPLLNVADQGFEVNFLRGAAYEALNRKPEAEAELWAALQKQPNNPTVLNYLGYLWVDSGARVQEGAEMIARAFAADPSDGNIQDSLGWAQYRQGQFEAAVETLEQAVAKEPANAEINDHLGDAYWAVGRQREAGFQWNRVLTLEVEAERKAEVETKLRDKLGQAPTDDSGAGVSD
- a CDS encoding 4-(cytidine 5'-diphospho)-2-C-methyl-D-erythritol kinase; protein product: MTLSGLAPAKINLFLHVGLVAADGYHPLASLVAFADVGDGVTVTRADRLSLDVTGPFGGALAGEGDNLILRGLRALGEAAGIGAPPVAVTLDKQLPIAAGLGGGSADAGTAMRLAAQLLDLDLDEAALEAVAGVVGADGPMCLRARPAWATGKGDDLTDEPRLSPLHAVLLNPGLPSPTGAVYRAYDDAPAGEANCPEAPIDWSPAAVIEWLKGQRNDLEAPALRVTPGIGEALSAMNAAPGCRLTRMSGSGATVFGLFEDAAAAENAAVTLRRPGWWVRSCLLGNPGSG